The genomic region GTCTTCGTACCATTTGATTTGTTTTTCGTCAGTTTCTACCTCATTATGAATGTAATTGGCGCTTTCCGGGTTGATCATTTCGTCTTTTCCGGCCTGAACAACAAAAGTTGGCGTATAAATTTCATCAATATGATCATGAACGTCGGTTATAAATTCTCCAAGTTTTTCAAATGTATGTGTGGAATTTTCCATCAGTTGACGGACTTCATCCTTAATCAGATCATGATCCTTCTCTTCCAACTGCTTATATTCCCTGGCAAACTGCTGAAAACCTTTGGACAGCTGTGAGGTATTATCAAAGAACATAGGGGCACACATAGGTGTAACACCCATGATCGGTTCAGAATAGGCAAGCTTTAAGCCCATAACTCCTCCCAGTGACAGCCCGGCAACAGCTA from Virgibacillus sp. MSP4-1 harbors:
- a CDS encoding carboxylesterase, whose translation is MKIKTPEPFTFEAGKRAVLLLHGFTGHSADVRMLGRFLQKKGYTCHAPIYRGHGAPPEELIKYDTDDWWEDVQKALHHLRILGYDEIAVAGLSLGGVMGLKLAYSEPIMGVTPMCAPMFFDNTSQLSKGFQQFAREYKQLEEKDHDLIKDEVRQLMENSTHTFEKLGEFITDVHDHIDEIYTPTFVVQAGKDEMINPESANYIHNEVETDEKQIKWYEDSTHVITLSNEKEQLYEDIYQFLETLDWTY